One Setaria viridis chromosome 7, Setaria_viridis_v4.0, whole genome shotgun sequence genomic region harbors:
- the LOC117863347 gene encoding uncharacterized protein, producing the protein MGLFRAASGLARVALRRNLARAAGNPFAGGAVPGAAPARYFHSTRPRRFAAPAPRAVPLSRLTDSFLDGTSSVYLEELQRAWEADPNSVDESWDNFFRNFVGQAAATSPGLSGQTIQESMRLLLLVRAYQVSGHLKAKLDPLGLEERPVPDVLDPAFYGFSEADLDREFFLGVWMMAGFLSENRPVQTLRSVLKRLEQAYCGTIGYEYMHIPDHDKCNWLRDKIETVNPREYTYDRRQVMLDRLIWSTQFENFLATKWTTAKRFGLEGAETLIPGMKEMFDRAADLGVESIVIGMPHRGRLNVLGNVVRKPLRQIFSEFSGGTKPVNEGEGLYTGTGDVKYHLGTSYDRPTRGGKHIHLSLVANPSHLEAVDPVVAGKTRAKQYYSNDRDRTKNLGVLLHGDGSFSGQGVVYETLHLSALENYTTGGTIHIVVNNQVAFTTDPRSGRSSQYCTDVAKALDAPIFHVNGDDLEAVVHVCELAAEWRQKFHSDVVVDIVCYRRFGHNEIDEPSFTQPKMYKVIRSHPSALEIYQNKLLESGKISKEDIDRLNKKVSTILNEEFKNSKDYVPNKRDWLSAYWTGFKSPEQISRIRNTGVKPEILKRVGEAMTTLPENFKPHRAVKKIFDQRRKMIETGEGIDWAVGEALAFATLIVEGNHVRLSGQDVERGTFSHRHSVIHDQETGEQYCPLDNLVMNQDEELFTVSNSSLSEFAVLGFELGYSMENPNSLVLWEAQFGDFSNGAQVIFDQFLSSGESKWLRQTGLVVCLPHGYDGQGPEHSSARLERFLQMSDDNPYVIPEMDPTLRKQIQQCNWQVVNVTTPANYFHVLRRQIHRDFRKPLIVMSPKNLLRHKDCKSNLSEFDDLAGHPGFDKQGTRFKRLIKDQNNHKDLEEGINRLVLCSGKVYYELDEERRKTERTDVAICRVEQLCPFPYDLIQRELKRYPNAEIVWCQEEPMNMGAYSYINPRLVTAMKALGRGGIEDIKYVGRAPSAATATGFYSVHVQEQTELVQKALQRDPISYPF; encoded by the exons ATGGGGCTGTTCCGGGCGGCGTCCGGCCTGGCCCGGGTGGCGCTGCGGCGGAAcctcgcgcgcgccgcggggaaccccttcgccggcggcgcggtccccggcgccgcgcccgcgcgctaCTTCCACTCCACGCGCCCGCGCCGgttcgccgcgccggcgccccgcGCGGTGCCGCTCTCGCGCCTCACCGACAGCTTCCTCGACGGGACCAGCAGCGTCTACCTCGAGGAGCTGCAGCGGGCGTGGGAGGCCGACCCCAACTCCGTCGACGAGTCCTGGGACAACTTCTTCCGCAACTTCGTCGGCCAGGCggccgccacctcgcccggccTCTCCGGGCAGACCATCCAGGAGAGcatgaggctgctgctgctcgtcaGGGCGTACCAGGTGAGCGGCCACTTAAAGGCCAAGCTCGACccgctcgggctggaggagcgCCCGGTCCCGGACGTGCTGGACCCGGCGTTCTATGGGTTCTCCGAGGCGGATTTGGACCGCGAGTTCTTCCTAGGGGTGTGGATGATGGCGGGGTTCTTGTCGGAGAATCGGCCTGTGCAGACGCTGCGTTCCGTGCTGAAGCGGCTCGAGCAGGCCTACTGTGGCACAATTGGGTATGAGTACATGCACATTCCAGACCATGACAAGTGTAATTGGCTCAGGGATAAGATCGAGACGGTTAACCCAAGGGAGTACACCTATGACCGTCGCCAGGTCATGCTCGATAGGCTTATCTGGAGCACACAGTTTGAGAATTTCTTGGCGACCAAGTGGACCACCGCAAAGCGGTTCGGTCTTGAAGGTGCAGAGACTCTGATCCCTGGCATGAAGGAGATGTTTGACAGGGCAGCTGATCTTGGTGTAGAGAGTATTGTCATTGGTATGCCACACAGAGGCAGGCTGAATGTTTTGGGAAATGTCGTCCGGAAGCCCTTGCGACAGATCTTCAGTGAGTTCAGTGGTGGTACCAAGCCTGTTAATGAAGGGGAAGGGTTGTATACAGGGACTGGTGATGTCAAGTACCATCTAGGAACTTCATATGATAGGCCTACCAGGGGTGGGAAACATATTCATCTGTCACTGGTTGCAAACCCGAGTCATTTGGAAGCAGTTGATCCTGTTGTTGCTGGGAAGACAAGAGCGAAACAGTACTATTCTAATGATCGTGACAGGACCAAGAATTTGGGGGTATTGCTGCATGGTGACGGTAGTTTCTCAGGGCAGGGCGTTGTGTATGAGACCCTCCATCTTAGTGCCCTTGAAAACTACACCACTGGTGGGACAATACATATCGTGGTCAACAATCAGGTTGCGTTCACTACTGATCCAAGGTCAGGGAGATCCTCACAGTATTGCACGGATGTTGCCAAAGCATTGGATGCTCCGATTTTCCACGTTAACGGTGATGATTTGGAGGCCGTGGTTCATGTCTGTGAGCTTGCTGCAGAATGGCGACAAAAATTCCATTCCGATGTGGTGGTGGACATTGTATGCTACCGGCGATTTGGCCATAATGAAATTGACGAGCCCTCCTTCACCCAACCTAAAATGTACAAG GTGATCCGGAGCCATCCAAGTGCGCTTGAGATTTATCAAAATAAGCTGTTAGAATCTGGGAAGATCTCCAAGGAAGATATTGACAGGTTAAACAAGAAGGTCAGCACGATACTGAATGAGGAATTCAAGAACAGCAAAGACTATGTCCCTAACAAGAGAGACTGGCTTTCAGCTTACTGGACTGGGTTCAAGTCACCAGAGCAGATTTCACGTATCAGAAACACCGG TGTCAAGCCAGAGATCCTAAAACGTGTTGGAGAAGCCATGACTACTCTGCCAGAAAACTTCAAGCCTCACAGGGCTGTGAAGAAGATTTTTGATCAGCGGCGTAAGATGATCGAGACTGGAGAAGGCATTGATTGGGCAGTGGGTGAAGCACTTGCTTTTGCTACTCTTATAGTTGAGGGGAACCATGTCAGGTTAAGTGGTCAGGATGTTGAGAGGGGTACATTCAGCCACCGTCATTCGGTCATTCATGACCAGGAAACTGGAGAGCAGTACTGCCCGCTTGATAATCTTGTTATGAACCAAGACGAGGAGCTTTTTACTGTGAGCAACAG TTCCCTGTCAGAATTTGCTGTTTTGGGCTTTGAGTTGGGTTACTCCATGGAGAACCCAAACTCACTGGTCCTATGGGAAGCTCAGTTTGGTGATTTTTCAAATGGGGCCCAAGTGATATTTGATCAGTTCCTGAGTAGTGGGGAGTCAAAATGGCTCCGCCAGACTGGCCTTGTCGTCTGCCTTCCTCATGGATATGATGGTCAGGGACCTGAACATTCTAGTGCAAGATTGGAGCGCTTTCTTCAG ATGAGTGATGACAACCCTTATGTTATACCCGAGATGGATCCAACACTGCGGAAGCAAATCCAGCAGTGCAATTGGCAGGTTGTGAATGTTACGACTCCTGCAAATTACTTCCATGTTCTGCGTCGCCAG ATACACCGGGACTTCAGGAAGCCTTTGATTGTGATGTCCCCAAAGAACCTCCTTCGCCACAAGGACTGCAAATCGAATCTATCTGAGTTTGATGATCTTGCGGGCCACCCTGGTTTTGACAAGCAAGGGACACGCTTCAAGCGGCTCATAAAGGACCAGAACAATCACAAGGACCTTGAGGAGGGAATCAACCGTCTGGTTCTTTGCTCAGGAAAG GTGTACTATGAACTGgatgaagaaagaaggaagacggAGCGCACTGATGTTGCTATATGTAGAGTTGAGCAGCTCTGCCCATTCCCCTACGACCTCATCCAGCGCGAGTTGAAGAGATATCCAA ATGCCGAGATCGTGTGGTGCCAGGAGGAGCCGATGAACATGGGTGCATACAGCTACATCAACccgcggctggtgacggcgatGAAGGCGCTGGGCCGGGGCGGCATCGAGGACATCAAGTACGTCGGCAGGGCCCCGTCGGCGGCCACCGCGACAGGCTTCTACTCGGTGCACGTGCAGGAGCAGACGGAGCTGGTGCAGAAGGCGCTGCAGCGCGACCCCATCAGCTATCCGTTCTGA